Genomic DNA from Equus asinus isolate D_3611 breed Donkey chromosome 10, EquAss-T2T_v2, whole genome shotgun sequence:
GCTTTGGGGGATCATTTGCCTCTGGCTTATTTTATGTTGCTGTCATTAACCCTTGGCCTGTTCATGTCTGCTTTTTCACCTGCTTGGttggttggggtttttttccttcccccacATCTTTTATTGTCTTGGAGAAGGTGAGATGCACCTTGAAGGGTAAAGGTATTTGGGAATAGCTTCCAGAGCAGGTGTGTGGCATGTGggcttttttaattttaaagattggcacctgagctaacatctgttgccaatcttcttttttttgttttttgtttttcttcttcttcccaaggccccctggtacatagttgtacattctagctgtaggtccttctggttgtgttatgtgggatgccgcctcagtatggcttgatgaacggtgccatgtctgcgcccaggatccgaacaagtgaaaccctgggccactgaagcaaaaggcacgaacttaaccactcggccatggggccggtcctgCATTTGGGCTTTTTGAGCCTCAAGTTTGAATGCCCAGTGGTGCTGTCAGACTTGGAGAGATTAAATAAAACCAAACTGTCTTGCCCTTTGGGCATCTGTCCCCGAAAGACCAGTAGACTACAGTGCAGTTTGTGATTTTTTGAGTTGATTCATTTTGGTTTGAAAGTAGGGAATGTAGAGTTAAGAGAAAGGGAGTTTGTATTATAGTTACAAGGATTGAGGTTATTTTTTCAGGGGAACTACCTGTAAAGGATGTGAGGTTAGCCAAACAGATGAGTGACCAGGACATTCTGCCCCGTTCGTCTTGTAAAAATCGACCAGACACTTAACCGTATTCAGTGGGCCCTTGATAGCAGAGACACTGCCAGGTGCTGGAGAAAGTAGGTAAACCAGCTAGAATGCACCCTGAGGCAGGCAGGCGCTGCTGAAAGAAGCAGGGTAGAAGGTGGCACTGTTGCAGATGCTAAACTGAGGCAGAGGTTGGTACTAAATGGACTTGAGGCTGGAGGGGGTGGCATTTGAGGCCAGTTTGAAGATTAGAGGTGGGTGACATTCATCCTTACCGAGTGTGGGGGAAATGGGAGTCCCTGGCAGAGTGCATAGTACAGGTAACAGCCAGGATTATGAGCTCACAGAGCACCTCCCAGAAGGGCTGGTGTTTGGGGTGCACTGGCTGGGAGATGACCTCCTCTGGACATGACGTTGGCACTTCCTCCTCAGTTAGCTTCCTCGAGGGAGATCTGCCAGGCCAGAGGAGTAGGGCTGAAACAGGGCCAGCTCCTGTTGGAGATGGgcgtggggagaggggctgggacaGGGCCCTGTTGGCTGCTGTTGGAGAGTTTCAATCATCGGGACTGCTCACGCCCAGTTGATCAGGTCTGTCCAGGTATGGTAACTCATCTTGTCGACTCAGAGGAGACACTGAGTGGCACATAAGGGGAGCCCAGGCGTAGAGGAGTCCTGAAGCCATGTGTGTGCACTCATGTTCGAAGATTCTGTGCCCGCAtccctctcttctcctggaaATGAAGACCCAGATCCTCATAGTcccttcttgttatttttaaatcctcTCTCTGTCAATAACTGTTTCTCACTTAAGTTTTCTACTCAGTACGGCACGCCTGGGATTACAGGAGCCTGGGCAGCACTGAAAGCATTTCCAGAAATGGGGAATGTTGGAGAAATACACCAATTTTTAATGGAATGGGACATTTGAGGGGAGTGGACAATGTTTTCTTAGAAGTCCACACTTACCTACAAGGcttaaaatgatgaaataacTTGATTGCTCACAAAATAGTcatgttttctatatttaatacCTCTAATTCTAGAGATCAGTGGGCACCCAAGATGCTGGGAGGGACCGGGCTTGCCAGGGCCCAGGGCTATGAGTGTGCCCACCTCCCCCAGAGTCTCATGCCCGGCCTACTGCTGAACCCCTGCTCTTCCCTGTTAGATTCAGTTGTACAGGTTGGCAAGGCAACACCAGGTTCTAGGGCCAAAGGTGGTCACAATGTGGACGGTAAACGTGCAAACAGCTTGAGTCCTCAGCTTCTCAGGCTCTGCCAGCACTTGCTCTAAGGAGGGCAGTACATTTGGGTTTtcagagggcagggctgaggggtCCAGAGAGCAGGTGGCCCTTTCCCCCAGGAGAAGTGCAGCCTCTTCCTCCCTGACCCAGCCTTGCTGGCTGGCCTTGGCTCCGTGGTGCTCTTTGCTCATTAAGCTTTAGCCTGTCAGCCATCTTCCCCATCTCTGCCCATCTGGCCTGTTGGACATTAGATCTCCAGAGCCAGAGGCCTCAAGTAGCTGTCAGATCTGAGCCTGGAAAGAGGCTGGATGGGGCTCTGGTCAAGCCAGTGGGTCCAGTTGGGGAAGAAGGAGCAGCTTCTTTATGGCTCCTGGTCCTCAGTCCCAGGATTGTTGTCTAGGATGTTAAGAGTCAAAGGGTAGACATCTTACCTCTGGTTTCTCGGTTTCTTGGTTGGGTAGGTGTTTTGGAGTgaggaggttgggggtggggggtacctcgaggagcagggagaggcttCTAGTTGGGCTGCCTCTTTCCCAGAAAAGGCCTGAATATCTGAATTGGGCAAACACAGCCAGCAgttgaggggaggagggaagggaggaaatcagagccagaaaggaaagaggcagTTAGCTTCTTCATTAGCACCAGCCTCTGCCCAGCAGAGGCCCAGGGTGAGGGTCACTCAGAGGCACAGATTGGCTTTCTGCAAGAGCAGTGCCTTCCTTCTCCCTAACTTGGCACACCTCTTTCCACCTGCTGTGGCTGCCACAGGTCAGAGCCTGGTCTGGTCATTTGCTGAGCTCCGGGGAGAACAAGGCCGTCATGTGTTCACGAAGGAGGTCGTGCCATCCCTACTTTAGGCTTTGGCTGCCCAGAAGGCTGCAGAGCAGCCTGAAACGTGGACGAGCGATAGCCATACCCCAGGGTAGCTCCCAGCATGTGTGACTGTCACTCTGACTGCAGCAACACCTGTCCTACCCGCTCTGCACCCCTGTATCCATAGCATTGAGTTGCCTTCTTTCCTGCATGGCACCCTAACCGCCTGCTCTGTTCTGTGACAGGCGCCCAAAGACCGCGCCGCTGCTGCCTCAGCACCTGCTGTTGACACCGTGTCACCTGATGGTGTCCCTTCCCCCAGTGCTAGTCACCCCCATGTCACTAGCATGGCATCAGTTCAGGTTTGTGCCTTTCCCCGCTGCCCCACTGTATGTTcgtcccctcctccttcccagaggATCGTATCTCCTGTGGAGTCTCTTCCCCTTTCTTCAGGCAGCTTGGTTCCTAGAGCCAGGTGCCCTTCCCGAGGGCTGGAATGGGGGAGGCCAAGACCAGGTTTTCTTTGAggtttgggaagatggaaggtTATCGGAATGCGCTTGGCTCACCCCACCCATGGAAGATTTCTGTCTTCTAAACGGAAATTGAGTGACTACctcatgtgtttttttcccaaaCAGAGCCATGATGCTGAAAATGGTCCTAGTCCCATGGATGAAAGCATGTGAGTGTCTCTGATGGGGGCAGTAGTCCCTAGGCTGAGGGAGTTGGGACAGGCTGCTGCCCatgccccccttcccctctagccTCCTGCAGCCCTGACCCCTGTGCTCATCCCTAGATCCCTTTCATCTACTGAGAGCCTGCGCCAGCTTTCTCAGCAGCTCAACGGTCTTGTGAACGAGGTACCCCAGAATTTGTAGCCCAGAGCaggggggagaggggaaaggaaaagatgatagaaagaaactgaggcagagattaCCAAAAGGGAGGGAAGATCCTGGGACCAGCTGAGTCAGCTGGGCAATGTTTAGCTAGTCATTATTTCCGAGTCTCCTCTTTGAAGCTGTGCAAATGAAGGGGTTGGACTACGAGATGCGTTGCATCCGTTCATCCTACTGCAGAAAGCACAGGAAGAGAGGTGCTTGGGAGAGGAGGGATGAGGGGGAGATGAGAACCATAGGAAGTTGACTCAAAGGGGTTATGGGAGGAGGGGGCCAAGTTAGGCAGCAAATAAAATTTTGCCAGTTGATGGGGAAGACAGGAAGTTAGAGGGCTTAGGCATTGAGAGAGCCAGAGAGCATCTCCATGTGAGCTCTTTGATCTCTCCTAGTCTACATCATACGTCAATGGGGAGGGCCTAGCATCTTCTGCTAATATAAAGAATCTGGAGGTAAGTGGCCCTGGACTATGGCCCAGTGACCCTGCAGGCCAGCCCCCTACCTCCTCTCATAGCCGGGGCTGGGTGCCCCGCTGCCAGCTGAGACAGCCCAGACACCCCCCAACCCTAATGATTGCTCTCTCTACCTCTCCCCCACCCTTCCTCCAACTCCTCCTCTCTGCATGCGCCTCAGAGCCGGTACCAAGAGCTATCAGTAGCCCTGGACTCCAGCAAtctaacaaacaaacaactcagtAGCAAGATAGAGGAATTGGTAAGAGTCCAGTGGGGTCCCCTGATTCTGTGCTGCCAATCCTGGGCTCCAGTTTCCCCTTGGGGCCCTAAGAAAGGAGCTGGGGGCCCCTGGTGCCAAGGGAGAATGGGGTTGGGGGGCCTAGGTGTCAGGTGGAGGGACCCCAGAGCACGGAGCATGCAGCATGGCTGTTTCTATGGCTGTCCTCTTTGCCTACTCTGTTCTCCAGACACCCCTGCTTGAGTCCTCTCCACACTTGCCCTGGGTCTGTGGCCTCTAAGGGAAGCACTAGCGTGACTGGTGTGTTCCAGCCCTGACTCAGCCCCTAATTTGCTCTGTCTTTGACCTTGGACGAGTCACTTCTcctccctgggcttcagtttcctgagGAGGTAGAATTAGAGGGTATCCAAGGTCCTCTCCAGCTCAAAAGgtccttttcatttctatatCCCTGCTGCTAAGGACAGAACTTGGTctgtagtaagtgctcagtaaatttttgttgaatgcaCCCTTCCAAATCCCAAACAGAAGAAGGGGAGTCTTTCCCTTCTCAAAGTCCACTTCTAGAGGCTTGTGTCATTGTCCTTTCAAGGGAGTCTGGATTCAGACTCTCACTTCTGTAGCCATGACAAAACCACCTAAGATGCAGTCACTTTGCTCGGGAACTTAAGGAGAGTTTGTCAGTTCATGTCCCCGTGAACTCTCCCTTTAAAACCCACTCCTGGCACCTGCCCATCCCTCCTTCTTGGTCTGGGGAGCATAGGAAAGGGGGGCCAACCTCAGTCACCTTCCTTTGACTCTTTCCACAGAAACAGCAGAACCAGGACATTTTGGATCAACTAGAGAAAGTAATGTGATTTCTTTGTCCGTTACGTGGCTGCTGGGTTTGGGGGAGGACTCAGAGGTTGAGGCCTTGTCTTGCCTGCTCCCAGCCTGGAGAAATAgagctccccccgccccctccccccaccataaTCTGGTGTCATTGGTGGGCCATTGGTGGCATTCTGGGGGCATGTCCTTTGCTGTttcatctccacctcctcctagTAAGAGATGTTTCTTTTCCTGCAGGAGAAGAACGAATTTAAGCAAAAGCTTGCAAAGGAGCAAGGAGCTCTAAGAGAGCAGCTGCAGGTGAGTGGACTGTATGCTGTCCCCTATGGCCCCTAGGGAACattgcttttcctccttttcagCATGCGTTTGGCTTTTCTCCCAAAGGTTCACATTCAGACCATAGGGATTCTAGTGTCTGAGAAGTCAGATTTACATACCGCCCTGACTCATACTCAACAAGCAGCGAGACAGAAAGCAGGTGGGAATCTGGATGCCCTTTCATCCTCAGCCTGGCACATCGGCAGGCCTGCAGTGGGATTTCTTCTTTGGGGTCCATCTTTAACTCTGTCATTCCAGGAGAGTTGGAGGATCTTGCTAGTCGTCTGCAGTCTTCCCGGCAGCGTATAGGGGAGCTAGAGCGgacactatctgctgtgtccatgcAGCAGAAACAGGCCGACAAGGTGAGCCCAGTGCCTGCCCATCTACTGGAGGTGTCGGGGAGTGAGCCTGAAGGTCCCTTCTGCAGGATGGAGTGTCTTGCTGCCCAGAAGGCCGCACAGGCCATTTCTCGATGCTTTCAAGTTGTGTGGTTGTTAGAAGTAACCCGAGGATGCGTTGGTTGCCATGGATGAGTCGGGGCTGGGGGTGCTGTCTAGAGTGAGCACTGGATGCAGAGCCCAGAGCCTGAGGGCCAGCCTGCTCTTAACTGGCTGTGGGCCTTGGCCAAGTGCTAGGTGTTTGGGCTGTGAAGGTACAGAACAGGATTTTTAGTACGTCACCATGTGTGTAGAAAGGGGagaagtgtgcatgtgtgtgtgtgagagagagagacatacaaGATGTGTCTGAAAAGACTCATAAACGCCCTGGGGAGAGGAACAGGGTGGCTGGGAGACATGCCACTTCTCTACCGTCTGAGTTTTGGACTGTGTGGATGTATCTTCCattcaaaaaatgaacaaaagattaCAAGTTTAATTTCCCCCCTCATATCTGCTCTCCCACCCTGGGGAGAAAGTCTGGTTCaagaatcagacagacctggatgtTCAGCCCCAGCTCTAAGTGATTGTAGGCAAGCGACTTAACCTCTAATATGCAGGTTTTTTGCCTGTGATTGGAGATGGTCGTCCTGCCTCGTTTGGTGATCGTGAGGAGGAAGTGGGATCATTCGCACGGTGCCTGGTAAAGCGCTCAGTCAAGGTTCAGAAGTGGTGATGCTGCTGATAGTGATAATGAAGCAGTATGAGCTGCTGACTCTGGGCCTCCGTTAGCCAGCCGTGAATTAGAACTCTTTACCTGCCTCTTCCACCCTTCCTGAgttcttattaaaaacaaatgagaacaTGGGCTTGGAACTGCTTTGGAAAAATACAAAGTCTACCTCAGGGTGAGGAGGTGTTGCCATGGAGTAGTTACTGTTGCTGCTTAGTCTGCCAGCTGCATCTTCTGCCTGCCCAATCCTGACCTTGCCTTTCTGTATTTGCAGTACAACAAGGATTTAACCAAAGAGCGAGATGCCCTCAAGCTGGAGTTATACAAGAACAAGTAGGatgggagggtggaggagggctgggggacCTTGGGCGGGTGACGTGCTAGGAAGTGGGAGGGTACAAGCGGGCATGGTGACAGAGTCTCAGGCCACATGTCCTCTCTCTGGCCTGCCACTTGTGACTATTAATCCTGGGGTCCCTTCCAATGCCACTGTGGTTCTGTGGTGAGGGGGGTGGGTTGATCACCAAAgggttcctttctcctctttattcATGCCTTTCTCCACTGCCTCCCGTCATAGCAAAAACAATGAGGACCTGAAGCAGCAGAACTCAGAATTGGAGGAGAAGCTTCTGGTCTTGTTGACAAAGAAGGACTCCATGCAGCTCGAGGTGGAGGAGCTCCGCAAGAAGCTGGAGATGTCAGAGCTCCTACTGCAACAAGTGAGGGGCTGGAGCCCCAGGGAGCCCGGGCCCCCTCCAGCTGGGGCCAAGGTTTTTAGGAGTCATCGTGGGTGGCCTCCAGCCAGGAGTTGGATCCTTGTTATGGTCCTGCCACAGAATCCTCCAGAGATTGATAAAAACCTACAAATTGGGGCCCTGCCCAGACATATGGAATCAGAATCTCAGGGATaggcctttttaatttttattttttaaagcatcctggttgaaaaccattgttttataGATGACAGTTATAAGGCCAGCCCATGAATCTGTTTACTGCCTCTCGGGGGCCAAGCCACCAGGTAGTCAGGGTGCCCAGGTCAGAGGGCTCCTGCTCTCCAGTTCCCCACACTGAGCAATACTCTGCCTTCCTGTAAGTTCCTTCCACTGGGGTCTGGCTTCCCTCCAGAACAACATGGGAAAAGTCGAATCTCTTTCCCAAGAGAGACCTTCAGATGCTTTGAAAAGGGAAGAGGGGTATATGGCTCCCCTGTCCTTTCTAAGATCTTCTCTGTGCTAAAGTGTCTAAGCTCCTTCAGCTGTTTCTCATGCAGTCTGTCACCCTCCTGACTGCTGTCTCCAGGATGTGACCTGATTTGTCAGGGCTCCTTTCTTGGTCAGGCCCCCAGAGCACAACATGAGTCTCCACATTTGCTCTGGTCTGGGCAATAAACAGAGAGCTCTCCTCTGCGCTCCTTCCATCCATCCGCCCAGGCAGTCAGAAGAATGAATTGAATGCCTCCTTTGTGCCCATTCCTGTGATAGGCAGTCTAATAAATTGCCTGCTAGAGATAGAAGAAGTTAGAGCTTACGGTTGCTGTGAAGTTCAGATGGCTGCCCATACTTGGTGACCCAGCTGCCCCATTTCCAGCACCAGCAGTGTGTAGCCTTATTCAATATAGCATCTAAAAGGCCATCAGTAAGGGTCTGGTTAACGTATGCAATAGGCATATGTTGGGCTACTATATAActgttagaaaaattaaatatatcttGTACGCAGCAAAGTGAAAATAAGTTGCAGAACCATATATGACACCACTCCAAGACAACACAGCTGTGATGTGCATTAATGAAATATGTTTGCATGTGTACAGAAAAGGGTCTGGAATTATACAGACCAGATTGGTGGGATTGGGGAGCTAGAGGAAAGGTTGGGAGGAGTTTGCACACTTATTTGAATTGTTTACAATGAGTATTTAGTAAAAATAAAGCCTAAGGATATGGTATTAATAATATGAGGATAGAAATTTTTATTGACCCTAAGTTGTACATTGACCCTAGCACACCCTTTTGGTCGGGGGATTGTATGGAACAGCCTGGGCTCCCCAGATCTAACCTCCTCACTTTTCATCACCCAGTTTTCTAGTCCATCTGAACCCCGTGATAGCAACCAGCAGTTACAGCAGGCCCTGGAAGAGCAGGCACAGCTGCAGAGACAAGTGGAGGAGGTAAGGCTTTGCAGAGGGAGGGGTGTGGAAGGAGGATGACCCCAGGTGACCAGGAGCAGGTGAGGCCCAGTGACAGCACCTGCTAACTTCAGCCCCCATTCTTGCAGCTGAAGCATTTGCTAAAGCAACTGCAAGTGGAGAGAGACCACTATGTGGTGAATCTGAAAGAACAGAATGCCTTTTGGCAGGAGAAGATGAAGCAGATGTCAGAGAAGGTGAGATGTGACCTTTAGCCTCTCACCTTAGACAGGTCACTTGATCTTTCTGGGCATCTGTAAAATGCATCATCACTGTGTGCAGCCAGAGGTGGCTGTGTGTTTTTTGTAGGCGGGGGTAGAGGGAGATGGTCGCCTGGCCATTCCTTCATCCCTTCCCTCCGTATGCTCCTCCCCCTGTGCTTTGGGCAGCTATTCGAgttgagggaggagaaggagtgCAGCATGAGTCAGGTGCAGGTGCTGGAGACCAGCTTGGCCGAACTGAGGAACCAGATAGGTGAGCTGGGCCTGGAGTGATCCGGCAGCAGGATTGGTGTCGGGGGGCTGGTGAAGGTGGCTTTGAATACTCCAGGGAAGTGGGTGGATGGAAGGGAGTTGTGGCCAAGGGACAGAGATCTTTCCCAGGAGTTGGCAAGTCTTgcaatctctttgagcctcagtgtccccatctgcaAAAAGGGGGTGGAGTGCCCACTGTTAACCACCCAGAATTGTCTTGAGCATAAAAATGTACAGAACTCAATTTGAAAGTGTCTTGACAGATTGAACATCATATGAGCATGAGGAATTATTAGCCAGGAAGCCAAGATTTGGGGCGAGGAGGCTGAGTTAGGAGCTGTGGACCCAGCAGAGGCTTTTTTGAGACTCCAGAGGCAAGAGGCCCTTATTGTATGCTTCCTTTCTCAGCTGTTCCCCCACCCCAGGAGCCCCCAGCAGGGCCATCTGAGGTGGAACAGCGGCTACAGGCAGAAGCTGAACAGCTTCAGAAGGAAGTGAAGAGCCTGGCAGGGCAGCTGCAGGCCCAAGTCCAGGACAACGAAAGCTTGAGTCGCCTGAATCAGGAGCAGGAGCTGCGGCTGCTGGAGCTGCAACGGGCGGCTGAGTCATGGGACGAGCAGGTGGAGCAGCATAAGCGGCTTCTGGAGACCATGGAGGGCGACCGCAGCACCATCAGCCGCGCTCTCACCCAGAACCGCGAGCTCAAGTCGCAGCTGGCCGAGCTGCAGGATGGCTTCGTCAGGCTGGTGCGCAGCCCTACCTGGCTAGCCTGCCCCCCTCCCTGGCCAAGGCCTTTGGTGCAGGGCAAGATGCATAACCCCTCTGGGCCTTTGTTGTTCCACCTGTAGAATGGGGCGGGACAGACCTTACGTGAACAGGTGCCCATGAAGGCCCCCGTGAGCCAGAGAGCCCTGCTGAGATGAATGTAGGGGGCGGGGGATGCTTTCCCTACCTGCCACCACTCTTCCCTGAGCTGTGGGAGGTGGACACCAGGTTCTGGGGTCTCCAGCTACATTGGGTGGCCACTGATTGCTTCTTTTTGTCCAGACCAATGATAATATGGAGATTACCAGTGCGCTGCACTCAGAGCAGCATGTCAAGAACGAGCTGGCCAAGAAGGTGGGCCAGCTACAGGAGAAGCTGGGAGACCTGAAGGAGACGGTAACTCTGGCCCCAACTGAGAAGGACTAGGAGACAGGCGCCAgcttctggggaggggaggtgctAGGTGCCGGGGCCAGGACAGAGGCAGCTCCAGCCTCAGGGTACAGGTGACCCAGAGCCCTTGAGGGCCTGTGACTAGTTGTTGCCCGCTGCCCTCTGACTTTTCAGGGTGGGGAGCCCTGGACTGTAGGTCGTCATCCCCGCTAGAGGCATTGAGCCCCTTATCAGAGGGGAAGAGACGGCAGGTGATGGGCAGCTCCTTGGGTTCGGCCCTGGATTCTCGCCTCAGCCCCACTGGTCACTGTTCACagctctaaacctcagtttccataACTTAAAAAGAAGATTAGCGTTTTCCTCGTATGTTGAGGTgtgttgaggattaaatgagatcacgcAGGTAAAGTATTAGGCACTTAGTGTGCACTTAACAGATGTTGGTGGCGCTGTCTGCTTTTCCACCAGTCTGTGGTCAAAAATTAAGAAAGGTTATTATGAGGTATGAGGCTGGGTGAAGGAGGCCTGGGGCTCTGGGCAAGGGAGGAGCTCACTTAGCCCTGGAGCAAGGAAGCCAGGGGCCTGCGCAGGCGGCAGAGGGCTCTGCCCAGTCTCCCCAGTCCCTGGGCTCAGATGCTGGAAGCAGCCACCACCTGCCCTCACTCCCAGGGTCTCCCTGTAGGTGGAACTGAAGAGCCAGGAGGCTCAGAGTCTGCAGCAGCAGCGAGACCAGTACGCGAGCCACCTGCAGCAGTATGTGGCCGCCTATCAGCAGGTGGCCTGTGAGAAGGAGGAGCTCCACAAGCAGGTCCTGGTGCAGACCCACATCATGGACCGGCTGCAGCACGAGGAAATTCAGGGCAAGGCGGCGGCCGAGACCACCCGCCAAGAGTTGCAGGAGACCCAGGTGAGAGAGTTTGAATGCTGGGCCCCTGAGTGGGAAGGCCTGCGGCCCGTGTCCCTTATCACTCTCTTTCCTGGCCCCTTAGGAGCGCCTAGAAGCTGCTAACCAGCAGAACCAGCAGCTACAGGCCCAGCTGAGCCTCATGGCTGTGCCTGGGGAAGGTAAGTGGGACTGCCCAGAGGAAGAGAACACAGCCCAAGGATGAGGGAGACTTTTAGCCTCATAGAACTTAGTTGGAAGAGACATTTAGGACAGTGAATTCTTTTCCTCTGGAGCCTGGCTGGCCCAGGGTTGCACAGTGAGGCAGGGTCAGAGCTGGGCCCCgagctttcttcctttcctccttgttGGGTTGTCTGAGGACCTTCTGGCTGCCCCCACAGGAGATGGACTGGATGgcgaagaggaggaggaggaggctccCCGGCCGAAGCTGAGCATGCCGGAGTACCTAGAGAGCCAAGAGGCCATGGTGAGCTGCCTCCCTGCCCCATCTCCTGCCTCCGTCTGTGCTCCCTCCTGGACACCCTTCCTACCTCTTGGtttctctccctctgacttctcTTGACCCCCAACCCACCCCTCCTGGGAGCCAGTGGTTGGACACCACGCCATTCTTGAGCCCCAGGCAGGCCCCCTGAGGGCCTCTCCGCCTCCCTGCGCCTCCTCCTGTGTATCCTCCCCTGAAAGCACACCTGCACCTCTTGCCCGCAGGTGGCATTTTTTAACTCGGCCTTAGCCAGTGCTGAGGAAGAGCAGGCACAGCTGCGCGGGCAGCTGAAGGAGCAAAAGCAGCGCTGCCGGCGCCTGGCTCACCTGGCGGCCCCAACCCAGCATGAGCTGGAGAAGGCCTCAGCCCCTGGGACCAGGGGCGACAGTGTGCCTGGGGAGACCCACCAGGCCCTTCAGGTGGCCATGGACAAGTTGCAGGTGAGTGAGTCTCCCTGACATGGGCCAGGAAGGGTAGGGGCAGGCGGGACGGTCACTGCTGAGCCCTGACCCCACTCTCTGGGCTGCAGAACCGCTTTACAGAGCTGATGCAAGAGAAAGTGGATCTGAAGGATCGCGTGGAGGAGCTGGAGCATCGCTGTATCCAGCTGTCTGGAGAGACAGACACCATTGGTGAGCAggaggccagggcctggggcagggggagctATGTGGTGGATCGGGAGCCCCAGCATCTGAGCTCTGTCTGCCTGCCCTCCCTTCCTGCAGGAGAATACATTGCCCTCTACCAGAATCAGAGGGCAGTGCTGAAGGAGCGGCACCGGGAGAAGGAGGCGTACATTAGCCGGCTGGCTCGGGACAAGGAGGAAATGAAGGTAGGGGCTCTGACCATCTCTGTGGGCAGGGGCCGGGGTGAGGACAGGGGTGGGGGTGTTGAGTGCCTCTCCCTCCAGGTGAAGCTGCTGGAGCTACAGGAGCTGGTGTTACGCTTGGTGAATGAGCGTAATGAATGGTATGGCAAGTTTGTGGCAGCCGCCCAGAACCCTGCTGGTGAGGCCCCTGCAGCACCCTCAGCTGCCCAGGAGCTTGGCGCTGTCGACAGCCAAAATACTGCTCAGGATGGTGAGTAGAGTCCTcgggagggagggcaggcaagGGAGAGCCGGCACATCGCTCAGAGCTCAGAGCGCTGCCACTCTCTCTCCAAAGATCTCCACGAGGTGAGCCTCGCCGACAATGTGGAGCCTACCCAGGGAGAGGCCCTGCTGGGCCAGGCTACCCCTGAGAACCTCACTGCGCAGCAGATCATGCAGCTGCTGCGTGAAATTCAGAATCCCCAGGAGTACCCAGGCTTGGGCAACAACCCCTGCATCCCCTTCTTCTACCGGGCCGATGAAAACGACGAAGTGAAGATCATGGTGATCTGAGCCTGACACGAGTAGGCAAAGCCCGGAGAAGTGGGGCCGGGGGCTCTGCCCCCACCCTATCCTTGCCATCCCGTCCctgccaccccctccctgccacccCGTCCCTGGTCATCCTTCCCCAGTCGCCCTTTTATCCCTAGACTAGCAAGATAAGACCCCTGAGAACGGGTATGATAAGCCCCCCGTCTAATGCGGGGAGACAAGATGATGAGCCCCCCCATCTAATGTGGGGAGACAAATAGGTGCAGACCCCTTGCCACCTTGGCCAGGGCTGTCTTAATTTCTGGGCTATTAATAgttccagaaaaacaaagagcCAGAGGCTCAATCAAGGTAGTTTATATAGCAGGCTGCCTCTCTCGGGGAGCAGGAGTGGGGCCGGGGGCTCTGCCCCCACCCTATCCTTGCCATCCCATCCctgccaccccctccctgccaccccatCC
This window encodes:
- the GOLGA2 gene encoding golgin subfamily A member 2 isoform X13, giving the protein MALMWPRPYPPCPEMSEETRQMKLAAAKKKLKEYQQKNNLGPFEKKKKKIKNGSSSEITTSDGCHSPEDSHDAENGPSPMDESISLSSTESLRQLSQQLNGLVNESTSYVNGEGLASSANIKNLESRYQELSVALDSSNLTNKQLSSKIEELKQQNQDILDQLEKEKNEFKQKLAKEQGALREQLQVHIQTIGILVSEKSDLHTALTHTQQAARQKAGELEDLASRLQSSRQRIGELERTLSAVSMQQKQADKYNKDLTKERDALKLELYKNNKNNEDLKQQNSELEEKLLVLLTKKDSMQLEVEELRKKLEMSELLLQQFSSPSEPRDSNQQLQQALEEQAQLQRQVEELKHLLKQLQVERDHYVVNLKEQNAFWQEKMKQMSEKLFELREEKECSMSQVQVLETSLAELRNQIAVPPPQEPPAGPSEVEQRLQAEAEQLQKEVKSLAGQLQAQVQDNESLSRLNQEQELRLLELQRAAESWDEQVEQHKRLLETMEGDRSTISRALTQNRELKSQLAELQDGFVRLTNDNMEITSALHSEQHVKNELAKKVGQLQEKLGDLKETVELKSQEAQSLQQQRDQYASHLQQYVAAYQQVACEKEELHKQVLVQTHIMDRLQHEEIQGKAAAETTRQELQETQERLEAANQQNQQLQAQLSLMAVPGEGDGLDGEEEEEEAPRPKLSMPEYLESQEAMVAFFNSALASAEEEQAQLRGQLKEQKQRCRRLAHLAAPTQHELEKASAPGTRGDSVPGETHQALQVAMDKLQNRFTELMQEKVDLKDRVEELEHRCIQLSGETDTIGEYIALYQNQRAVLKERHREKEAYISRLARDKEEMKVKLLELQELVLRLVNERNEWYGKFVAAAQNPAGEAPAAPSAAQELGAVDSQNTAQDDLHEVSLADNVEPTQGEALLGQATPENLTAQQIMQLLREIQNPQEYPGLGNNPCIPFFYRADENDEVKIMVI
- the GOLGA2 gene encoding golgin subfamily A member 2 isoform X8 translates to MALMWPRPYPPCPEMSEETRQMKLAAAKKKLREYQKKNHLGPFAKKKTKIKNGSSSEITTSDGCHSPEDLKEYQQKNNLGPFEKKKKKIKNGSSSEITTSDGCHSPEDSHDAENGPSPMDESISLSSTESLRQLSQQLNGLVNESTSYVNGEGLASSANIKNLESRYQELSVALDSSNLTNKQLSSKIEELKQQNQDILDQLEKEKNEFKQKLAKEQGALREQLQVHIQTIGILVSEKSDLHTALTHTQQAARQKAGELEDLASRLQSSRQRIGELERTLSAVSMQQKQADKYNKDLTKERDALKLELYKNNKNNEDLKQQNSELEEKLLVLLTKKDSMQLEVEELRKKLEMSELLLQQFSSPSEPRDSNQQLQQALEEQAQLQRQVEELKHLLKQLQVERDHYVVNLKEQNAFWQEKMKQMSEKLFELREEKECSMSQVQVLETSLAELRNQIAVPPPQEPPAGPSEVEQRLQAEAEQLQKEVKSLAGQLQAQVQDNESLSRLNQEQELRLLELQRAAESWDEQVEQHKRLLETMEGDRSTISRALTQNRELKSQLAELQDGFVRLTNDNMEITSALHSEQHVKNELAKKVGQLQEKLGDLKETVELKSQEAQSLQQQRDQYASHLQQYVAAYQQVACEKEELHKQVLVQTHIMDRLQHEEIQGKAAAETTRQELQETQERLEAANQQNQQLQAQLSLMAVPGEGDGLDGEEEEEEAPRPKLSMPEYLESQEAMVAFFNSALASAEEEQAQLRGQLKEQKQRCRRLAHLAAPTQHELEKASAPGTRGDSVPGETHQALQVAMDKLQNRFTELMQEKVDLKDRVEELEHRCIQLSGETDTIGEYIALYQNQRAVLKERHREKEAYISRLARDKEEMKVKLLELQELVLRLVNERNEWYGKFVAAAQNPAGEAPAAPSAAQELGAVDSQNTAQDDLHEVSLADNVEPTQGEALLGQATPENLTAQQIMQLLREIQNPQEYPGLGNNPCIPFFYRADENDEVKIMVI